The DNA window cacgcacacacgtactCTCCCtcaatctttctctctctctctctcgctctctctctctctctctatctctccccctttttgCATATCTACGCTGTCTTAATAAATCTGTTCGttcttaaaaatgtatatatgtaatgTGTGTATAAGTCGATATCTCGCGCGCCGTCAATTTTCGTACGCCCCGATGGATCTTCTTCctttcgttctctctcacCTTCCCTATCCTTTCCTCAAATCCTTCTTCAAGTGCTTCTTCCTTCTTTCGCCTCTATCGCACCGCCTCTTTGTCTACATATAGTGCGGAGGAAGCaacgtgaaaatttatttgcccAACATTCACCATCCTTGTTCACCTTCTCTCATGCCATCCACTtttatcctttctttttatttctttactaaTTTACATCTTACAATCCGCAACGAATTGCCGGCACTTATCATACTCGGGTTTACTCGTTATAGAACTTGATCGGTTATAGCCAATTCTTTAAATTGTAGCTCgactattaaatttttataatcaaaatttcttttaattttaatatttatcccGCGCGTGtctaaatgttaaataaatttctttggGCTCCTTTAAGATAGAATTCtttgcttttattttgaaaCAGCGAGCCCGCATTATTTCATATCGAGACCGCGAGAATGTGCACCAATGCGAAACGATGCAATCGCCCGAGATCGTCGAATAATGTTTATCGATTTGTATACGTACTTAAAGATTGTCCATCATCTCGGAAAGTGTCAGTCTAGAGGTGGACATCGCGACACCGCTGTCGCTACTACTCTGTACGCTACTATGATCATCGGTGTCCGATTGATTGCTCGTGTAACCAATAACGTCCACTTCATCTGCAACAGAAAGGCGCGGAATTCCGCATTGTTTTAATCTGAAGGGAAGGTCGAAGATAACGTGATGCTTTACGCAATCGGGCGCAACGAATAAAAGTGAAAAAGTCATCCGTACTATGAGAATTGAGAGGTAATTTTCGTTTCAAAAGAGATTCTTTTCCTTGTATCGATTGCTGCGCGATCCTGGCACGAAAAgttagtataaatttatacatcgGCATTCACCGCTATTACGGAGCGCAGCTGGGTTGCGCGTCTAGCACCCTCCCAAGAAGATGGCAACCAGCTTAACATTTATCacgcgagattaattaatGACAACGAGAAGATCGTCCTCCACGATAGAAATCCCGTTCACCCTCTCCCTCCGCCTTTTCCGGCTAAATTCTGAGCGTTTCCGCTCGTACTTGCTCTCTTGATAAATCTGCCAAAGTCGTTCTCCGACCAAGACTTCCGCAGTCACCTCTCTAGAAATTTAACGCCGATGAAACGCGTTAGGAATCCCAGGGTCAAAGAAAATGCGATTGATCTGATCGAGTCCGCCTAAGTTCTCGGGCATTCCGAGTAGAACTTATTGATTTCCTGGCCGTAGACACGATAATCTTCAGCGGCAGCCCGCGAGATTATACAAGCGATTCcgtataaaagattttaaacaGTACCGCTTTTTCTGCATCGACAGCAACCCTTTTCGCGACGTAAGGAGACGCACCGACGCATTAACCCACCGCCGGGTCTGGCCAATACCCGCGAGAGACGAGTAAGCCGGCAAGGACATACCGTTATTATGATGTCATACCGTCAGACGATGGGTAACAAGGGGCGAAGGAAGAcacgagagaagagagaagagagaaaagaaagatagacAGAGATACTGCAGGGGTGTACAGTAGCCATGACACCCGCTGGAAGGCACGGCTCGAAGAAGACGCGGGGGTGTCGACCACACTTGCTAGCTCCTACCTCCCCCTCGCCACCCGCGGCGCTCAGAGCCGGGGGTATTTTTCCATAATCAATAACATGCCTCTATTCTCGTCACACTAAGCGAACCAGATCTGCCCTCGTCGCCACCCGCTTCTCCCTTTATCACCCCTCTACCTTTGCGTCCTCGACATCGCTAACCTGTCCAGGTGACAGTGGCGCTCAAAACACAGACGCAGGGAGTACGCAGCCCGCATTCGGAGCAACGAACGAGGAAGGCCGCGACTCGAGTGTTAATtcgtcgaattaattttttttctaacgcaCACGAAGCGGAACGTGTCGCGTCCTCATCCCGAGATTAGGATCAAACGTAGATACAAAAATTGCGACACGTCGGACGAATATTAGGAAGAATCGTTGGTTCGATCGGTGGCGAATACCGATGAATATCGCCGAGAGTGGAAAGTGGAACCTGATTTGAGAGGCACTGATTGAAACCGTGGTTTCAAGGGTGGCACGAATGGCGGGCGAAAGAGTTCATTAAAACCGGCGTGGGGCGCACCCCTGGCATCACCGAATTCGTCACCCACCTCGTCTCCCCCCCCCAGCGGCGCGCGGAACGTAAAAAACACGCGAGATATCCAATGCTCTCGGCCATTTCTCCTCCCCCGCCGCGGGGATGAATTTCAATATTCTGAGTGAAGCGAGTAAAAATAAGTCACGCGTCACGTTATCCTCCTGATTAATCATTTCTCGTTATCGCGCGGTAACAACGAACGGGCACGGTGCAGCCCCGTTGCGTGTCCGCACGTTTATCAGGAACAAATGGGAGAAGAAGAGGGCCGGGGACCGGGGACGGTGGCAGTTGACGGCAGATAACAGTAATATCCGTCACGAGCGCGATAATTAACTCTTAGCTCGCCCCGGACCAAGTTTCGCAAAAACGCCAAGCGTTTCGCGCCCGTGCCCCGTTATTAATAAACCGTCGTGGATCAATTCCAAATCGAACGGGACTCGAGCCTGCGTCTCGATCGATCGCGTTTATATCCATTGAGATGACGCTCCCGCGGCAAAAGATAGAACGCGGGGACAGGTAAAACTGCCGTCAACTAATATCTCTCTCAGTCCTGAATCGCCAACTTCCGGCACCGCGCGGCGAACGGATAATCTCGGTCTATTTATACGTGTCGTCGGTTCCCGATTAAGTCTCGATCGCGCGCGTCCCGGACCCGGTTGCGATAAGTTCGTAACGGCCGCGCCGGCGATACAGTCACTCGCCGGTCAGTATTTCTTCAGGCACATGACGTGCGGGAAAGATATACAATCGCTGCGCGCGGTGCAGCTTCGTGCCATACGGAAACTCGTAGGGATTCAAATACCCGAGGAAATTATTTCTGTGCCGTTTTTGCCGAGAGAACCAATCGATGACCACTCCGTGAACACGCGCCGCCcgaagtaattttaataattttattaattcacttccgcttctctctctctctttctctctattccCGGAATCTTGAAACTtcgcagatatatatatttgttttatatttcgttCGAGAGATAAATTATGGGACAAAGCACAGTCGAGCTTGTCTGAAGGATCACTCAGAGCTGAAGAGAGTCTGTACATCATCCATGTTAGAAATGATTATCTTACGGGAACACGTAGGGCATGTTTGACTTGTCAAAGAGTCTTTCTCCCCTTTCCCACTTGTTCTTTGTTTAGAAATACTTCTCGTTTCTGTTTCATGTTGAGTCCCGCTTCCGCGGATCATATTTCCCCCCACACCCCTCTCTTCCTTTTATCATTTCTTTtcctacaattttttaaattgattctCTCCGCCCTAATCGGTTGTTCCTTTCGcgtacttaaaatttttctaatttacattttaaaaaattacaagaaattaataaataatttattcaacattTCAAGAAACAATAACTATTAACTTTTCCAACGATCCTCGAGTGACTGATACGCGAGGGTAATATTTAGTTGCAGCTCACCGTGCAAACCACAAGGATCCGTTACTAATGGCTGGGACGGCAAATCTTAAAGAGGGATCTTATCACGTTTGGTAATTTAGCTAAGCGCAACAATCTCACGACATTAAGGTGCCTGAGGAAATCGTCCTGAAATAATTCCGCGAGTATATGTGTATACGCGGGGGTCTATGTGAGCGTTTACGTCGAAGAGAGTGCCTTATCCAGATTGCTGCAACGCAAAACACACATTCTATTTGAGTCCATAAATGTAAAGCCGGACTCACCGGAGTGAGCATATCTCGTAATGGAGACATGATTACTTCACAATCATAGTGGCGTGCACGTTTAAATGCACGACGGCATCGTCAAGACTATCATCGATATGAGAGATACATGgaaaagcaattaattaattgactttAAACACAACGTATTCTTTAACCGGATCCtcgcgtaaatttacaatgaTTTCTCGCgtgtttaaaatgtattttatatttaagataattagCGGCGAaagtgaaaagaaaagagatgtaataaattttgttatttcaaGGCACGGAAAGCGCGGCAAATTTGGGGTGGCTTTCGAAAAATCGTCGGCGTAGCGCACGTGACTTATGATAAGTGCTTCGCTGGAGATATTCCCGCGGGATCATCAATTTCAACGTCCTAACCCCGCGCTCTCGCACCCCCGACGTTTTCCGATTTCCTTCGCCCTTCTCTAGCTcgatctctttttcccttcctcccccccccccttttttttttattttactccaGAAACTCCTTTGGAAAACTCATTCACCCCCGCAAGCTGCAATATTTCACGCGGCGGCAAATGCATTTTTGCGATGCACATCGTCACGTTTGCTCCTCCAACATAgacagaatttaaattttcaaagtttATTTAGACGCACGACGCGATCCCgaacatagaaaaaaaaaaaaattgtataaacaATTCAAACACGCCGTATCGCTTTTCTCCGTTCGAATCGAAATTACTGGAGACAAAAGAAGATTAAAATTACTGAGGAAACGCTCGCTCAAATATGCGCAAAAGAATGTACGAATGCTTTGTACGACAATTCCTTTGTCGACACGCTATGTTtgatttttcgaaattaaaagtCGCAGAATTTCAAACAACTAATACAGATACTATTTCACGATAGACAGATATTTTTCAAACTAAAACCCAgtaaaaggggggaaaaaaaagaataaaaaaaggacaCGAAGATACGCAAAGACGTTTATCTCCAATGAAAGATCCTCAATTTGACGCGAAATGATAATCTTATGACAGAACTTACCAGACTCCGAGATGGATGGGCTACCTGCAGACCTGTCCGAGTTGCTGGAGCTTCCGGTCGAGCTGGTGGATGCCGTGCCCAAGGAGCACTCGGAGATGCTGCGCCGCTTGGACAGCATCGCCGCTGAGGCGGCAGCGGCGACGGAGCTGGTCGGCGCACTTGTGCTAAGCCCATGGAGGCCGTGAAGCGCATGAAGGCCGTGGAGGCCGGTCTGGTTCGTCAGCTGCTCGAGCCGCCGTCTCAGGAACCTATGCTCGCGCGACAGCTGTTCCTTGTGTATAGCATGCTTACGCTCACGGTCCTCCAGGTTCTGCAACCAAAAACGTGACAcacgcttaattaattatgtttcgCGTGGAACTTtgaatatgaatatataaagctattaattatatattaatataaataaattgaattaataaatatgtatatcacCTCGTTACATgctacatatttattatatgtataataatagaTACTTAGATCGATAGTATGCTccgattcaatttttttatattttattggcCGGGCTTATCGATTCTCTTCAATGTTGATGTGtcggaaaatgtaaaactgTTCGTTGCGCATAAAAagttttgatttaattaactatttatCATCAAATATCTCTCCGTTTTACTTTGTTCTGAGAGCTGCCAACAGAATCGACGTTGGCCGATAATCGGTTTCCTTTGTATTGTGAACGGCATGCTATTTCGTAACGCAACAGCGAACGCTTCCCAAGAAGAGGCCGACCAATTCCGGTGCAAATCACCGAACAGGAAATAATCGAATGCAACTAAATGCGTGTTCTACTACGTAGCGTTTGATATGCGTAGTTTTCGCAGctgtgaaaattttatattacccaagtttaaaataaaaaagtaaaattatctcctaaattttaaatcaacaaTTTTAACGCTGCAAAttctttcatttaatttcacaatttttttttttgtttttaattaaagcgtcGAATCTCAAAAATTTCAAGAGAATTTCATAGTGCCAGTTTGAAGataactatattttattcagaTAATTCTAAGATAAATTTGACAAATTTCGCAACTGTTAATTATGTTCCTACAGTGAAACATTTGAGGCGATAAAATAGCTCAAGATCAACGGCGCTTTAGATATAGGGTGGATGGCCCCACGGTAAAAGTATCTTGGTGACGAAATCACCTGATCGCAGATTAGGGGCTTCACACGACAGACGATGTGTCGGCGTGTGCGTGTTTATGGCAGCGCGGCTGACATCACGCTCGTAGAAAATACCCTGCTTTCGTGCTTTCCATTTTACTCGATATGAATTTACAACGGAGATAAAACGGGGCTAAGAAAAGCGTCAACCGGAGCGTACCCCGTCGTAAAAGCCAATCGACCGGCCTTACCAAGTGAGACTTGGTTAACTTTTACCCATTTACCCTGTACCGATCGATATTGTTTGTAATATAAACGACGTCGGAAATGCCGCGATGTTTGGTATTTCGccgttaattttaatgaaaaacatatttaattttactataaaattgTTCAATGCAATCGAGCTCATCTACACatataaaacttatatatataaaaatatattgcaacaaaaataaaataaaaaacaattttaattatttgaaaatattttacgcgtttcataaaaattaaaaatacttatattaaatatttgtatatatgtataaaaaaaaaaaaaaaaaaaattaacatatcaagcgtataattaaaaaataaaatgatttcaTGACTTTCTAGTCTATCATTTATATCCCTCTATCATCGTACATATGTGGCCAAATGCAGAAAAGAATAGggcgagaaaggaaagaatAATTAGCGGCGGAAACGTCTACCGAAATGTGAAAAGAATCACGAGAGCCAAGCGaaacagaaaagaagaagTTCAAAGGCGGACAAATGAAGACTTACACGCCGCCAACTACGAATCGCTTCAACCCTCCACCTCTGTCCCATCCCTTTTCCCCGAGTCTTACTTTCTTGCGAGGGTGTAAACCACCGCTATAGAAACGACACTTTCGCGTCTCCCAGTTCCTTTTACCGCCGCCTTCTTAACTTCCATCTATCCTCTTTTCAGCCCGTTCCTTTTGCTTCTTTATCTTCCAACTTGCCTTTCGTTTTACCACGACGAAATTTCTTGACTCCGCCGTAATTAATCAACCTCGTCATTGCCGAGTCAATCAGAAGGATGCGCGCATagaatattaaagaaaataagaaaactatTTTGCGAAATTACTTTTGAAACGTAATGGGACAATTAGGCGTTACGTACGGCGTTAAAatcgccttttttttcttcttttttattttttacggcGATGCCTCATTATTTCTCGATCCTGCGATCTTTATTACGCTTACAGATACCCTCTTAAACTACGCGTAGCAGCTTTCCTCCGCGAATGGCGAATGGACGAACATTTTTCTTCTACCTAACACAAGCACGTAATATACACAGGTGCCCGCAGGTCAGATTGATGTACACGTTGAGTCTCCCACGCGGACTATGCATACACGAATGAACGGTGGATACGCACTGCTGCTTACCGTCTACAGGGTGCCCCCGAATACAAACGTTCGCCTTCCGTCAGATGCCGAGGAAATAACACCGGTAAAAACTTtacgtaaacttttttttttttttttttttttttttacgtataccATAAAAcgacatttattatttttcaatacctctgaataatttttagatattcCTTTCTCCTCGGTCACGTTTATTCCCATTGAATTTACGACATTCTCCCCGActtgataattacaattacgaTGATCtctttgatttaataattacaatctCGCCTCCGTGTTCACgtcaaaattctttttgagCGTTCTTCAAAGAGCTTggaaaacaggaaaaaaaaaaagcttgcgTCCATAAAACTTTCACGTCGCGAATATTTACTTGGCGCaagaagggggaaaaaaaaaattatagggAAAGCCGCGTCTTAAAAAAGCCGGCAAAATAAATCAGGTAAATAGCAGGAAAGTCGTACTCTCTGTTTAAGTACACCTTACAGAAAGTACATATCCGGGACGTAATGTGCGCGCGGATGGGAATGGATATTTTAAGTGCTTTTTACGAGGACAATTTGCCGTCGGAAACAAAGAACACGCGCCTCCGTCACCTGTTCGAATTGCCGCGAGTCTGACCGCGTCACCCTGTAGAACCGCGTGGAAAGCTCtgacacgcacacacgcgcgcccGTTTGCTCGGTACGCACGCCATTGTCCCTGGCAGTCTGTAATTTACTAACTACGCATCTATTGTGCATCGCCACTCTGTTTGCTGCAACACCTTGCTCTGCCTTTCTCCACCCCGCGTGGCCCTTCCTCCGCCCATTTGTCCCTTCAGAACCTATTTCCAACCGGGAAACAATGCCTCTAATGCGCGCTTCCTTCTTATATCTCAAATCCCGAGTTCTcctactctctctctctctctctctctctctctctctggtTCTTCGACGTAATAACGTCTTGCCACGGATGGCATTTTTGTGCGACGCATTCCAAATCTAAGAACAAGATAATCCCCGGCTCTCGAATAAAAGGGCAAAAATAAGTcacctcattttttttttttttttctttcttttttaagactCTCTTTCGTCCCTTAGGCCTATTTAGACTAAAGATTAAGACTGAAATTGAGTTGGAATTTAATCAATCAGAAAACCAATATCTGGTTCAGCAAACTCTGGTTTGATTCGTCAAATTCCAATCTAATTTCAATCCTAGCCCCAAGTGCAATACGGGCTTAATGCGTTTCGACTTTCTTATCACTTTGACTAATCCACCCACCTTGATAAAACGCTTAGCCTTGGTCAAAAGGCCCAATGTGGTGTGTCTCGAGGTTTCAGGCCCGAGCGGTACTAGCAGCTTCAGCTTCTCGAGGCAAGTTCTAAGATGGGCTCTCCTGCAAGCAGATAAACAAACGCTATTATAATTAACCGTAGcacctctttttctttctcacgttttaattaaattaattttaatcaggGATAATAGCGCCAAGATCGAACTCGATTCTCAACCGTTTATTAAAGACGAAAGATTCTTATCTTAGAAAGGTGTTTTAATTATCgtgaaagatataaattttcatacgCATAGGCACGCATCTCGCGAGAATGCGTGCGTGCCACATGCATCGAATACGTTCCATTAGcggcatttaattataagtttacGATCGCTTTATAGTTGCCATCCTGGAGAATGGAGAGCGCGACGACAATGGTGGAAGAACGAGACCGCGGAAATTTCGAATTAGGGTGATTTCATAAGAAAGCAAagggttaaaaataaaaagaaacggcagataaattggaattttaaaaatgGGACGATGGGAGAAACGCATCGCTCGTCGAAAACGGATCGTTAGAACTTGGATCTTTCCTTTCTGCCGTCAATTATTTCGTCGGAGAGGGTTTTTTCTCACACGTGTGAGGCAAGCTTAACTAAATCCATCCAGAAACGGGATGACGCGTTTGCACGTACATTTTACGAGAAACAATAAGCCCGCTCTCGCTTAATGACGTCATCAAACGGTATTATGTGCCGCAGAGTGGACGTGTTTCAGCCGTAAATAGACGCGTTTCTGTCCACATGCCCTTACGTCTATATCTCCGTCTAGGCATGCACTCGACACGTATGCAGGGTATGTCGCTGATGCCGCTTGTGCTCTCGCTATCTTCCTCAGAACGAAATTTTCCTTCCGTGAAAATTAAGGCCAATCGTCAGTCGGCGATTTTAAGTCAAAAACATTACGTACTCGCGCGACTAAAGTAAagactaaaaataaaacttaaagttAGAGCAACGGTTTATTCGTTTTATCTTGCACCCTTATTGACggagcaaaaaaagaaaaaaaaaaaacccccccgaggaaattaaaataccgCGAGGAAGTTTCTTTCGGAACATTCTCCGAGAGCGGTGCACGATTCTTGCCATTCCCGATCGACAGCGGGGTTTTTGCTGCGACAGAGAAAGGGCAACCGAGCGGTGGAGTAGAGCAGCGATCTTTCAATCAATGGCAGCGTGTGACAGCGGCATTATGAAATTCCTTTACCAGTGGGAGGGTTACCCCTGATGAATAAATACTTGGCGCGGAATTCCCGCGCGTCGGAGTCGTGGGGTAGTTGAGCAAAGACGCGGTTACGGGCAAACCTCCGCGGATCCGGGGGGGTACGCCCGGGGAGTTGCTTTACAAAGGGAAAATGCCTTCGGACGCAACGAGCGGTAACAGTCGAATATTAGTCGATAATTCGCCAAGCGGAAAGCGCGAGCTAACCCGCCCCTCGACCCCGTTTTCTCCATTCAACGATTtcgaaagattttaataagttGGAAGATTTCGAAGAGACTTGGGCAAGTTCGGAGAAGATGTAGGCCGCGAAATAAAGCCGTCTGCATTTGAGGTGACTTGTATAAAAGCGCGAACAACGCCGCGTTGCGTAGTCAAGCCTGGCGGGAGCAATGGCCGACCATGAGTTAGATCGCTTTAACAGCCGCCTGTAAACAGCCTCGTAACTTTACTTCTCCCGCCCCGATATCTGTCCCCCTCGCCCTCCTTCTTTTCTCCGTCTAACAGTCAATCCCACTACGCTGGCGCATCACCACCCCCCTTGTTGCATATTCGTCTTTCATCCTCCACCTCTCTTTATTCTTATCctcgtttttatttctctttttctcctttccacTCTATGTTTATCTCCACCTTGCTCTATtacacaattaattattaattctagaCCTTCTCTATAATTACGTTGCCGCgttgatttaaattacattgtcCGCGTCTACGCGACGCCCACTTATTGCGACACTGACTCGCGAgtcaagtttttatttaaaaaaaaaaaaaaaataataataacaaaaactTAGCGCAAGTCACTAATCACTGTTGCCTAGCATTTTCATCATCGGAAATGAATTTGCCTTTCATTTGTCGCGCAATTACCTTTTAATTCCCTAATCTAGTtctcttaatatttattgcttgCGCGCGAGCAATTGATATtaaacttgaaattaaaaatagtaactTAACCCTCGCGGCGAAACAAAGCCGCCACATAAGCGAATTACAAAAAAGCAATCAATGTCTATTCCATTATTCATTACCCATTACGCCGGGAACAAATTAAAGGCGAATTTTCTTAACTCCAATTTCCGATAGGtgtaatatcaattaattaattccgatcAATCTCTTATTAAATGACTATTAATCAACGGGATTTTCTCCAAGtttttctcgttattttattaaaattagcatCCTTAATTAATCGGGCATTAAGTTCGAGGGAAGGGACAGTCATTCAAGAAAATCGAGCTTTCGTTTGAGGAGTGGGATTACGAGATAGTTTAGCAATTCATTAGGACGGACACTCGAGAGTCGAGACTTAGGCGAACTTGGACTTCCTTCAACTGACGTTCGCTCCATAAAGGGTCGGATAGAGaacgagaagagaaagagaaagagagaggagagcaGAGGCATTACTGCAAAATACCGTTTGTAGACACAAGCGAAATGGGTCTGGCTTAATTAAACTGTATGCAGCTTCCCAAAACGGGATTCCATTTAAAGTTAAGCTTTGCTCGGATCTCCGCAAGCTCCTTTTCGCGGGAAAATCTTTTTCCACCTTTCATCTTTGGACCCTTCGGTCAATCGCGCGGAGTTGAAAATGATAATTTCAATCGCGCCAAAGTAAACGTGAGGTATTAACGGTTTTAATAGAATTACTTCCTTTCGATTCgcgctatttttatatacttactttcaatgttttatttcggccacctaaaaataatactaatttcAGAGATATTAATAGACCACGAAggccgcgttaattaaaaggtTTCGACTTTCATGcaacgtttctctttcttcaaaatcaatttgcaaagagtaaaaaaaatataacaaaaattacgaGAGCCCAATGTTTCGCTGATTACAATATTGCTGTATGCTACAAAAGTATTtcataatatatgtataccaGGATTAGATcaaaaaatgggaaaaataTTAGCGCAGGAAACTTTGGCGTGCGAAAGTTTCATATATGAATTACGTCGAGCAGCCTAGCTAAGTACACGCTCATGTGGGTATTCACCGGCACGTGTAGATGCACGCGGACAACTGTATGACGCTGGTTTCGCTTAATTAAGCTGTTTCTAGTTGTGTCGAAATCCTCAGCGAACGACAAAGGCGAGTCCGCACGTGCCTTCATTAGGACCCTCTCAATTCGGAAAGCAAGTCCTGAGACTAGCTAAATCCGGGTATCCGAGGGATTTAGAGGTAAACGCGTCTCTCCTTTTCGATATTGAGAAACGTGTCTCATCCGTTTCCCGTgcttttgcgaaaaaaaaaaaaaaagaaaaaaaatccgaaaTCGAAAACTCGCGCACGATTGCACGAAACACTCTGATTTTATCACGTCTATCGAGTAAAAATCAAAGATTGACcacacaaaaaagaaaagaaaaaaaaaaaaagaaaattagcgTAACTCAAACAGAAGTGCTGGCCGATCGCCAAcgttacttatttttaaaagttgacGGCATGGGAGAGCATGATTCTTTTACCGCTTGCCGCTCGTGCATCTCCAACCTCGCTGCATCCGCGGTTCCAGATCACATCTTCCTCGGCAACTTGATCTTAACCTTTCGAACCCGCACGTGATTGCGCGCAACACTATTTCTCGTCTTCTGTCTCGGTCCATCTCTCTCCGCTTTCTTCTCCCTATCTGTTTGCctctctatttatttttttttttttacatttttttattactttatcttCCCCGTCTCTATGTAAAAGTAACGTCGCTCAGGATTCtattcagaattaattttccgccAGAATTATTTTGCTCAAGCtaacggtatttttttttttttttacgccggcGCCTATAAGATTTTCAATTCAGTTTCTTATATATTACGTATTCACGTTTCTTTCTGAAGCCTTCCGCTTCGAATAGAGAAAAAAGCCAAGCATTGGCTGACGAGTCGTTTCGTCTTTTTCGACATGAACGGGGAGGGGGGTGAAACTTGGTTGATCGTAAAATTTCGAGTCCCGCAGGACGTTCTCTCGTCTCCCTTCGCCCTCG is part of the Cardiocondyla obscurior isolate alpha-2009 linkage group LG14, Cobs3.1, whole genome shotgun sequence genome and encodes:
- the LOC139108049 gene encoding MAX dimerization protein → MSIAALLQAAEYIERREREAEHGYASTMPPDDITKKPRTKKSQGSRTTHNELEKNRRAHLRTCLEKLKLLVPLGPETSRHTTLGLLTKAKRFIKNLEDRERKHAIHKEQLSREHRFLRRRLEQLTNQTGLHGLHALHGLHGLSTSAPTSSVAAAASAAMLSKRRSISECSLGTASTSSTGSSSNSDRSAGSPSISESDEVDVIGYTSNQSDTDDHSSVQSSSDSGVAMSTSRLTLSEMMDNL